ACCGGCGGCGGGCGGCGGTACTCGCCGAGCGACGTCGAACGGCTCCGCGAGATCCAGCGGCTGTCGCAGGACGAGGGCGTCAACCTGGCCGGAATCAAGCGGATCATCGAGCTGAGCGACGAGCTGGAGGAATTGCAGCGCCGGGTGGCCGAACTCTCCGCGCGGGCCCAGGCTTCCCGCGGCTCGCGCGGCGAGGTGGTCCACGTCGAACGGTCCAACTCCGTGGTGGTCTGGCAGCCGCGCCGGCGCCGGTCGGAGTAGAACCGCGGCAGTCGGCCCCGCAGCCACGGCACCGGGCGACGTCCGAGTCGGCGGCGACCAGCGCGATCGTCGAACATCCACATGACGATTGAACGCACCGAGCGTGACCGCGGTTCCCTCGCGCGCTCCCCGCGCGCGTCGTCGCCGGTGTGGCCCGGACAGACCCGCGGCAGTCGGTCACAGGCGCGGCGG
The nucleotide sequence above comes from Gordonia sp. PP30. Encoded proteins:
- a CDS encoding helix-turn-helix transcriptional regulator yields the protein MRDERGDVASSDTATYLISVAAELAGMHAQTLRTYDRLGLVTPQRTTGGGRRYSPSDVERLREIQRLSQDEGVNLAGIKRIIELSDELEELQRRVAELSARAQASRGSRGEVVHVERSNSVVVWQPRRRRSE